One Phaseolus vulgaris cultivar G19833 chromosome 11, P. vulgaris v2.0, whole genome shotgun sequence genomic window carries:
- the LOC137838011 gene encoding uncharacterized protein — MIRVEAEKLSCNLMMVEIEHSRLEDAMDAELRSTHKEASDLRQKLHLQVQEKIDLESKLVPYRLKVANLEAAKKADATKVENLEKRSADREVLLGKVEKERDDALAELVEAREEAKKIAAELAQARDGGKKAAEELARAREEKEELKKQTQELEQSTAQVLTARFDAALEQVACQYPELDLSMVSICNEVVDG, encoded by the coding sequence ATGATAAGGGTTGAGGCTGAGAAACTCTCTTGCAACCTGATGATGGTGGAGATTGAACactcaaggctggaggacgccatggatGCTGAGCTCAGGAGCACTCACAAGGAAGCCTCCGACCTGCGCCAGAAACTGCATCTCCAAGTCCAAGAGAAGATCGACTTGGAAAGCAAGCTGGTCccttacaggctcaaggtggcaaACTTGGAGGCTGCAAAAAAGGCGGATGCAACCAAGGTGGAAAACCTTGAGAAaaggtcagcagatcgggaggttctccttgGGAAGGTCGAAAAAGAAAGGGACGATGCTCTTGCTGAGCTCGTCGAAGCTCGAGAGGAGGCCAAGAAGATTGCTGcagagttggcccaagctcggGATGGAGGCAAAAAAGCTGCTGAAGAACTTGCTCGAGCTCGTGAGGAAAAGGAAGAGCTGAAGAAGCAAAcacaagagctcgagcaaagcaCCGCCCAAGTCCTCACCGCCAGGTTTGACGCCGCTCTAGAGCAAGTAGCATGTCAataccccgagctcgacctttccatggtgtcgatctgcaacgaggtggtggatgggtaG